The sequence ACCTTCTTCTTCCCCCAAACATCCACTAGACGAAGAAACACCACTCACcaatattctctctctccttgttcATTTTCCCGAGAAATTAATCAACCGGCCCCCACAACTCTGCATCGTGGTTCGTTCTTCTGAAAGGCAACCGAAATTATGCTTCATTGCTGCTTCAGAACCCGACGTTATCTTCGGTTCCCTCTTCCTcgtccattttcttcttccgGACCTCGATTCCAAAACTCCGCTCAAACCACTAACCCTCTTATCAATACCCAACAATTCCCACAGCCGCCGATTCTCCACCGTGACCACGACGCCAACCAGCTCTCTCCTCTCCCCACACGCTCCCTCTCTCGCAATTCGGTCCTCGCCATCTCCGCTGCCTCCGTTTCCGCTCTCGTCGCCTCCTACGCCCTGCTCTCCTCTGACCACAACTCCGAACACGAATCCCCCAATCCATTGTACGCCGGCGCCGAGCACGCCATACAGAAGTCCACCGACTCCTTCAAGAACCTTTTCCATCACGTTAAACAGACCGGTGTGGCCGCCTCGATTCTGTGGCAGTCTCTGAGGTCGGTCTTGTCCTCCGCCAACCATGAGGTCCGCTCGGGCTTCGAGCTTAGGGTTGCGGCTCTGCTCGCCGACATTGCCGCCGCTAATGCGTCCCGTAGGGCCGCTATCGTCGGGGCCGGTGGGGGGGCTGTCGTAGATTGGTTGCTCGAGTCGGTGGCGGTGCCCAGGGATGGTTGTGGGACCCAAGCGGAGTCGGCGAGAGCGCTGGCATACTTGATTGCCGATCCTAATGTGTGCCCGTCTGTGATTGGGAGGCCTCATGCAATTCCGAATCTCCTGAGGTTCATTTTTTCGTCTCATCCTCAGCGGTCGAAGCAGGTAAGTTGTTGTTTTGGCTATTTGCGTTGAAATGTTAAATATTCATGTCTATACGTCTCAAGTACTTCCGGGCGTGTGCTGAATAATTGAAAAATCAacgcatgttttattttgttagttCAATCTTTCACCCTAGTGAAGTGTAAATTGCATTCTTGACGTTCTATACCTGTTTCATATGCTTTCATGATTCTTTTTAGCGTCTAGAATAGTTGGCGCACTATTCTTCAGGCAGAAATGTCGCAATCTGATTGCAGAAACACAAAAGTATCTGCATCATTTTATTGTCCTAAATGAGTGAGGTCGGGTAgaaaatgcttttattttccttttttttttttttttttttttttgttttcttttatgacCGTGGAATTGGTCTATATACcgttatttccttttttctgttttaaacAAAGCACATGCGATACTAGTCTTGAATTTACAGCTATCAAAATTTTAGTAGCAAATACATTAAATTGGCTTCTATATAAAAGTAAGACCTTGAATTTGTCTGTTTAAGTAGATGAAGAAAAGGGCCAGTTTTTTAATTGATAATGTGAGTTGCTTGTTGAGCTTGGGTGTGAATCTCAAATGTGGTCTAGTTCTGTTTTTAAGAAATGTTTCACTGGGGGTGGATTACATGGAGAGCCTGGACAAAATCTATTATATTGCACTTCAATCTTCACTGTTCTCCAAGTGAATTCAGCTAATTACCATTCTAgtcatttctttgttttgtttgattgtACCAAACTATCAACCCTATCACAGTTGCCTTGATACTTTGGGTCTTCTTTTACAATTGATATATTGCCTATTTTTGGGAGCAGCAATCAAGACGTAGTTCATTCGATGTTTCTGATTCTTTGAAAGGCAGGAGCATGCTTGTGGCTGCCATTATGGATATGGTCACCTCCAGTTGTGATAGTTTAGACAAGGTATCTTTTCAGCCCTCCCTACCAGGGAATGCTGAAACTGGAGATATTGCTGCAGCCCTTCAAGTTGTTGAGGAAGGTGGAATGCATTTGGATGAGCCCGATAGaaaggaagatgatgaggatGGCGGCAATGGACTGGAAGGAATTGGAATTAAAATTCTTGGAGGTACTAGTGTTATGGGACTTTCCAGGAATAGTGGACTTATGAAGTTGGGGCATTGTGATGCTAGTCACGAGGAATCAACTAGGCATACTTCTCAAGTTTTTGTCTTACAAAATAGGCATGATGGTTTACTACTGCAAACGAATTTGGCTTCTGCTGTTGTTCCTGGTCTCTGGGATGATTTGCATTGTGAACATGTTGCTGTACCTTTTGCTACATGGGCATTAGCAAATTGGGCAACGGCATCAGAGGTGAATAGGTCCCATATTCAAGAACTGGATCAAGATGGCCAGGCTGTCATGACTGCTTTAGTGGCACCTGAGAGATCTGTGAAATGGCATGGGAGTTTGATAGCTAGGTTGTTGTTAGAGGATCGCAATTTGTCCTTAAGTGATTCTGTTTCAGATTGGAGTTATAGTCTTCTTTCTACTGTTTCACAGGCAAGTAAAAATGAGGACATTCCTTTAGCCCAGGTTGCTTTGTCTGCTTTTATGGTTTCAGTTGAGAGAAGCCGCAAGGCCAAAAAAATAGTGATGGAGAAAGGTCTTCATTTACTGAGGGACACTGCTAAACGAATGACAATGCATAAGCATGTGCAAGACACATTGGCAAAAGCATTAGAATTGCTTTGTACTGGGGACATGCATTTATCTCTTGAAGAGAGTCAAAAGTGGTCTGGTATATTGCTTCGTTGGGTTTTTGGTAAAGATTCCTCTGACACTGTACGATCATCTGCCATAAAGATCCTTTCTTGTATCCTTGAAGATCATGGACCGTCTACTGTACCGACTTCTCAAGCATGGTTAGCTATTATCCTATCTGAAATTCTGGCTTCCACCAAGACATCATCTGTCAAAGAAAGCAATCAGCCTAAAAGTGACAAAGTCAAGGTTTGAGATCTCGTTTTTAGTTATTTGACATAAAAATGATGTTGCATGGGGACACTTTGTCTCGTTACATATCCTGAATTCTAATTTGTGGTGGGTTTTATTCAAATGTTTTTGGCAAGTTATTAGTTTTCTCAGTATCTCTCTTACTATTCATGAATTATACTAAATTTTGCAGACTCAAATTGATCAATCTAAGGTTCATTCTGCTGCACAAACTGCTAATCAATTAGCGGGTTCTGTTGTTAATCTAGCTGGAAACCAGCTGGTCACTGGTTCTGTAGATGCGTTGCCACTGGCAGATCTTCTGTCTTTGGAACCTTTCATGGGATCacttaaaaatcttaaaaaagatAGTTTGGCTAAGTTTGATGCAGCAGATTCTGCATTGGCAACCCTTAAAGGGATCAAAGCACTGACTGAAATTAGTGCTGAAGATTCCACATGTCAGGAAAAGATAACTGCTTTTGGCATTCTGTGCTTGCTGAGACGTTTTCTGTTAAGCGATGATTATGAGAAACTTGCTGCAATTGAagcttatgatgcatctaaaaCATTCGAGGCACAGGAACGGGTTCCAAATGGTCCTGGGGAAACAGCTATTTCTGATACAAATGATTCATCTAGTGTCCGTGTTCCGCCCACAGCTCACATTCGTCGGCATGCTGCTCGGCTGTTAACAATCCTTTCACTTCTTCCAAAAGTTCAGAAGCTTGTTTTGGCAGATGAAACTTGGTGTAAATGGCTTGAAGATTGTGCAAATGGAAAGATACCAGGTTGCAGTGACCTTAAGATACAAAGTTATGCTAGGGccacacttttaaatatattttgcaataACCAAGTTGACAGAGACTCCGTAAATAGAAATCATCCCGACACTTCGAACAAAAGCAAGAAATGTCCCCAATATGGTGACATGGTATTTTTGATCAATCCTGAAATGCCTCACTGGAAGTGTCCTGAAGATGTAGACGAAGACACTGTTCGAAGGGAGAAATCCTCCTTGGCTGAGGCTAATACAGTTGCCAGTGAGATTACACCTGTAAACCCACCTGGAAATTATGATAACTGCTCTAGTTCTGTTGATGTATCTAATAATGGCTCACAACCAGAACCGCCCTTGCTAGATGTTGTTTTTATTCATGGAATCCGTGGTGGGGCTTATAGGTCTTGGCGCATGGCTGACAACAAATCTTCAACTACATCTGGCTTGGTAGAGAAGATTGATCAGGAAGCAGGGAAGCTAGGAACATTTTGGCCAGGTGAATGGCTTTCATCTGACTTCCCACAAGCTCGTATGTTTACTATCAAATACAAGGTTTGTTTGAGTTGGATAGTAATTTGATTTCTTCTTTTACCAAAGAAATAATTTTGTTGCTAGTTagcttttgaaaatttgtgtCCTTAATCTCTTGTTGATTAtggaagttttatttatttaagtctTCCTATTTAGCATCTAAAGCACAATTGTTGTTTTGTGCAGACAAATCTTACAAAATGGTCTGGAGCTAGCCTGCCTCTCCAGGTTTGACACTTGAGAAGCATCTTTATGCCGTTTGAGTCGTTTGAGGCACATTATGTGGTGTTACTAGGGAtttaaaatataggaaaattatATCTTGTGCCACCAAATACTGCCTTTTTTCAATTTGCACTCTAAAGCTGCCAAAACTTGCATTTTATTCACTCTCAGTTAAGACCCAACCATTAAGATTGATGAACAATTGGGCATGTGGTGCAGTCATAACTGTCATATCTTAACTGAAGATGTAAATTTCCATAATTAAGTAGTTAAGTGTGCCAATTGGCAGTTTTGATTGGTTAGAGTTCATATTGCAAAAGGGGTTGTAGGGTAGGGGTTTGAAGTGTCATTTAGCCtacaatataatttatatgcAAGAAGTTTGAGATTCTTTTAATTTCGCATGAGTTGTGAAGTTTTAGCTCATCAGATAATTTTGTTATCTGACTTGACCTAAGataggtataaaaaaaaatctgatttgaCCTAAGATTACCTGTTTTCATACTTTTTATTAACTGAAATTCATGGAGGGGAATGTTTTCATGACTAAAATATGTATCTTTAATGAATGTCATCCTGGTCAATCTAGACTATCCTATGTGATACTATTAATAGTGAAAATGATCTTCAGATTTCCTTCGTATGGACACCTATGGAATCCGCAGTTCCCACTGCTACTTTGCTGttgacttatatataatttacttcCTACTGATGGTTATTTTTATCTGCTTCCGTTGTAAACGTGTAGGAAGTTAGCTCCATGCTATTAGAGAAGCTTGTCGCTGCAGGCATTGGAAATCGACCCGTTGTGTTTGTGACTCacaggtttttttattttttattacgaAGGAGAGTGTGGGTTCATGCCAGCCTGTGCACATTCATTTGTTTGCTTGGTCTTACTGTATAGTCTtgacattttcttcattttgatagGTGTTGATGTGTGACATGATTATTTGATTAGGAAGTCTTTCTTTCCCTGTGATTTGTTGCATGTTCATAATTTAACTGTAGGTTCTTATTTACATgatgagaattgaaaaaaaatttcaggaGCTAAGGTTGCTAACTTCCTGCAATTAGATGCACATTATGAAAGGTGCACATACGTGCATGCACAAATGAGTCTTGTTTGgaagtttctttttgtttccccTTCTTTTGCTGCAGTAACATAACATATTTTAGGGAAGTTTCACATCTAAAATTGATCTTGCTTTCAGATGGACATCTTTAGTTTTACTTTCATCCTCAAGTCTCCTGTTGATTTATGTCCCAAACAAGTGGATTTGGTGTGGTTAATCAATGATAAGTCATTCTAAAAGTAGGTGATTTTGGACTGCTGGATTGTTTTTGCTTTAAAGTAATAAGTTTATGTGGAACTAGTTGAGGATGGAAAATGAACTAATCCTGTCACACTGCTGGAAGTTCTAACTCTTCTAGAGAGagcatgattttgattttacttCCGTTACTTTACAGAATTTTTCTACATATTACATTTCATGTGTGTATTTGTGTATAATCTATTTTCTAGTGTATTGAGTTTCTCCTGTGTGCAGCATGGGAGGGTTGGTTGTCAAGCAGATGCTGTATAAAGCCAAGGCAGAGAATGTTGATAACCTTGTGAACAACACCATTGGAGTGGTATGCTTTCAATCAATATTTTTCGCACATTGCAGATCCTTCTATcatctttaaaatattatttctatatgACGCCAATGTTTTACCCTGATTTCAGGTGTTCTATAGCTGCCCACATTTTGGCAGCAAACTAGCAGACATGCCTTGGCGAATGGGCCTCGTGTTTCGCTCTGCCCCcaatgttagtatattttatccAGAGACGAAACTTTTTTTGTACAAGTTGATCTGAATTGATATTAATAGCATTTAGCTTGTATTGTTTCTTAGATAGTGGAGCTAAGAAGTGGGTCTCCTAGATTGATAGAGCTTAATGACTTCTTTCGACACCTTCATAAGAAAGGGATGCTTGATGTTCTCAGTTACTGCGAGGTAGTCCACTGCCAGttatattattgtattattCCTGTGTGTCTCTCACTGTAAATTTAAGAGGTAGTTGGTGACTGTTTTGCAGACCAAGGTAACTCCAATTGTTGAAGGTTATGGGGGATGGGCTTTCCGAATGGAAGTAGTACCCATTGAGTCTGCATATCCTGGATTTGGTGAACTTGTTGTAAGTATGATGTTGATAAAcatgtcatttaaaaaaaaaccaaaaagaagaggaagaaaaaagagaaaaggccAAAATAATCGCAGGGATTTTTTAGTTGGGCGTGAGTGTGTTTTAGTCTGGACTTTgtcctggacacccggtgccaataacaaaaataaaaacttggggATGAGTTTAAAGTTTCATTGCTATTAGAGTGTTGGCTGCTCAACATCACTATATGCTCTATGTCCCTCACCTCTAGCAATTGTTCGATACAATCCTACAATGGAATTCATGTTGCATGTACTTGTCGGTACAACAGGATTCGGATTTGATCCTGGCCTGCATGAGATTCTTTGTGAATATAGTAGCTATCCATtatattgactaaatttttgttttggaagtttttctaatgtattttctctctgtacactctggtttttttttttctgtaagtTGGCTTGCGATGATGTTCATGGGCGTTTGATTTGAGTGTTTCTTGCGCTTATGGGAAGGAAAATGGGTATGTCGAATGCTGTTATTATTGAACTTAAGGCATTTGAGGTAGTAAGAGATGGACGATGGGTGCACATTACTGAAAGAGGGTGGAAGTTTGTGAAAAATTTTTGCTTGGAGTTAGCCGCGGCACATTGGTTCACCAAAGCTTTGGAGGATCGCCTGAAGGTGGGGAGAAGGGAGTTTTATACAGCACATCGGGAAGGAGATAGGGGCTTCATAGCACAAAGGTGTTCTAACTCCCAAGGGGCGTTCATGGCTTTGGTGGAATACAAATAAGGTGGTTGCCGAAACTGTATTCTCATTCTTGAAGACACAGATGGTAAGGGATGGAGAAAACTGGTGAAGGTTTTGAGGGAGGCTGGCAGAGAAGGCCGTTTTGTTGGGTCGGCACCACCACTGACGACGGCAACCTCGTATCAACCTTCTGCCCGGTTGTACATAGAGGCTTTGCAGAAACCGAGGTTAAACTGTGCTTGAGGACCTGTTAGGCTGGGTGCTAGCTCTGGCCTACGAGGTGGTGTCGCCTTCTCTGCAGGGGCTCAGTGTAGTGGGGATGGTGGCAGGGGAGCTGTTGGCGGCAGGGGAGCTGTTGGCCTTAATAAGGAAAGTTTGCTTCGGGCCCTGTCAGAGATGCAATCTCAAATATATGAGTTGCAGAGTAATATTCAAGGGATGAGGTGCGTTGAGGAGGATAAAGGGGTGGGGACAATATGTTGTGTTGAGGAAGTCAAAGGGGTGGGGATGGGCTTGGGTCAGGGGGATGGGCTCAGCGAAGGGACTCATAGGGGAAATTTGGGCCAGGCCTTTCTAAAGGGCTGAGTAAGTCTGAACCAGTGAGTGGGTCGAGCTTGGTGAAAAGCCCAAAACGGGTGTGGAAGGCTAAGCCTCGAGCTGACGATTTTGGGAGTTTCGGTGTATCGGGAGGCTTGGGTGAGTCTAGCACGACAGCGCCACTACTTGACCCGATGGTCTCGGAGGTTGCACAGAAACTCTCGCCGATCATCGGCGACTCATCTGGTGGTGCGTCGGAAACGTTGCTGTTGCCGAAGGTGGAAGAGGGTGAAATGTTGATCGGGAAGTCAATAAGGGAGAGGTGAGTGAGGTGGTTTCTAATCCGTTCGTGTCTTTGGCTCCTCTGGTTAATGAAGTGCATTCGTTGGACGCAGTTCCTCTGTTATTAAAACCCCTTCACCCAGTTGATCTTTTGCACCCCGAGATGAACATTTGCTTTGTTTTGGCATTTTCTGGAGATTTACAACATGAGGTTTCTTTTGGATGGGATGTGGTTGAGCCTAATTTACAGCTGGAATTATATGAGGGGGAAATCTTTGATGAGGATGCGGGTAGCCCGATCCCTATATGTATCCTCCTATCTCATGCTTTAACCAAAAATGCCTCAAATTGGGTATTAAAAAAGGTTGAAGATTTATAGGCATGTATGGGGATATCTTGTGAAGGGTTTGAGGAGTAGAAGTCTGTAGCAAAAAAGGACAGGGAGTTGAAACGTTTAAAATGctccattaattatgataataagGAGGGAAGTGTGGGGAGGGACAGGTTGAAAGGGAGGGGATATTGGTCatcaaatgaagcctaaaatcctctcttggaatgtaagggggattAATGATGTCAACAAGCGTCTCCGTATTAGATCACTCCTCCGTAGCTGgaaaatt comes from Juglans microcarpa x Juglans regia isolate MS1-56 chromosome 8S, Jm3101_v1.0, whole genome shotgun sequence and encodes:
- the LOC121244353 gene encoding uncharacterized protein LOC121244353 isoform X1, with the protein product MLHCCFRTRRYLRFPLPRPFSSSGPRFQNSAQTTNPLINTQQFPQPPILHRDHDANQLSPLPTRSLSRNSVLAISAASVSALVASYALLSSDHNSEHESPNPLYAGAEHAIQKSTDSFKNLFHHVKQTGVAASILWQSLRSVLSSANHEVRSGFELRVAALLADIAAANASRRAAIVGAGGGAVVDWLLESVAVPRDGCGTQAESARALAYLIADPNVCPSVIGRPHAIPNLLRFIFSSHPQRSKQQSRRSSFDVSDSLKGRSMLVAAIMDMVTSSCDSLDKVSFQPSLPGNAETGDIAAALQVVEEGGMHLDEPDRKEDDEDGGNGLEGIGIKILGGTSVMGLSRNSGLMKLGHCDASHEESTRHTSQVFVLQNRHDGLLLQTNLASAVVPGLWDDLHCEHVAVPFATWALANWATASEVNRSHIQELDQDGQAVMTALVAPERSVKWHGSLIARLLLEDRNLSLSDSVSDWSYSLLSTVSQASKNEDIPLAQVALSAFMVSVERSRKAKKIVMEKGLHLLRDTAKRMTMHKHVQDTLAKALELLCTGDMHLSLEESQKWSGILLRWVFGKDSSDTVRSSAIKILSCILEDHGPSTVPTSQAWLAIILSEILASTKTSSVKESNQPKSDKVKTQIDQSKVHSAAQTANQLAGSVVNLAGNQLVTGSVDALPLADLLSLEPFMGSLKNLKKDSLAKFDAADSALATLKGIKALTEISAEDSTCQEKITAFGILCLLRRFLLSDDYEKLAAIEAYDASKTFEAQERVPNGPGETAISDTNDSSSVRVPPTAHIRRHAARLLTILSLLPKVQKLVLADETWCKWLEDCANGKIPGCSDLKIQSYARATLLNIFCNNQVDRDSVNRNHPDTSNKSKKCPQYGDMVFLINPEMPHWKCPEDVDEDTVRREKSSLAEANTVASEITPVNPPGNYDNCSSSVDVSNNGSQPEPPLLDVVFIHGIRGGAYRSWRMADNKSSTTSGLVEKIDQEAGKLGTFWPGEWLSSDFPQARMFTIKYKTNLTKWSGASLPLQEVSSMLLEKLVAAGIGNRPVVFVTHSMGGLVVKQMLYKAKAENVDNLVNNTIGVVFYSCPHFGSKLADMPWRMGLVFRSAPNIVELRSGSPRLIELNDFFRHLHKKGMLDVLSYCETKVTPIVEGYGGWAFRMEVVPIESAYPGFGELVVLESTDHINSCKPISRSDPSYKETLEFLRKMKARYT
- the LOC121244353 gene encoding uncharacterized protein LOC121244353 isoform X2, which produces MLVAAIMDMVTSSCDSLDKVSFQPSLPGNAETGDIAAALQVVEEGGMHLDEPDRKEDDEDGGNGLEGIGIKILGGTSVMGLSRNSGLMKLGHCDASHEESTRHTSQVFVLQNRHDGLLLQTNLASAVVPGLWDDLHCEHVAVPFATWALANWATASEVNRSHIQELDQDGQAVMTALVAPERSVKWHGSLIARLLLEDRNLSLSDSVSDWSYSLLSTVSQASKNEDIPLAQVALSAFMVSVERSRKAKKIVMEKGLHLLRDTAKRMTMHKHVQDTLAKALELLCTGDMHLSLEESQKWSGILLRWVFGKDSSDTVRSSAIKILSCILEDHGPSTVPTSQAWLAIILSEILASTKTSSVKESNQPKSDKVKTQIDQSKVHSAAQTANQLAGSVVNLAGNQLVTGSVDALPLADLLSLEPFMGSLKNLKKDSLAKFDAADSALATLKGIKALTEISAEDSTCQEKITAFGILCLLRRFLLSDDYEKLAAIEAYDASKTFEAQERVPNGPGETAISDTNDSSSVRVPPTAHIRRHAARLLTILSLLPKVQKLVLADETWCKWLEDCANGKIPGCSDLKIQSYARATLLNIFCNNQVDRDSVNRNHPDTSNKSKKCPQYGDMVFLINPEMPHWKCPEDVDEDTVRREKSSLAEANTVASEITPVNPPGNYDNCSSSVDVSNNGSQPEPPLLDVVFIHGIRGGAYRSWRMADNKSSTTSGLVEKIDQEAGKLGTFWPGEWLSSDFPQARMFTIKYKTNLTKWSGASLPLQEVSSMLLEKLVAAGIGNRPVVFVTHSMGGLVVKQMLYKAKAENVDNLVNNTIGVVFYSCPHFGSKLADMPWRMGLVFRSAPNIVELRSGSPRLIELNDFFRHLHKKGMLDVLSYCETKVTPIVEGYGGWAFRMEVVPIESAYPGFGELVVLESTDHINSCKPISRSDPSYKETLEFLRKMKARYT